The sequence below is a genomic window from Coffea arabica cultivar ET-39 chromosome 8e, Coffea Arabica ET-39 HiFi, whole genome shotgun sequence.
GGAAGAGTAGAGTAGTAGAATATTCCGTGAGAAAGTTTTAGCCATTGTGACATAGTCTAGCTTTGGAAATGCGCAAAAGGCGGAAAAAGCGTCTTTCCGCTGCCGTACGGCCATAGAAACGCAGCATCCTATATAACATAACATAAACAGTAGTGGTGCAGTGGGATCCAACTGCCAACAGGGAGGAATCAATCACCAGTTCTGCTTCCATCCCGTGTTTGCTTTTCCACCACGTATGGGAAAAAAGGCTCTTTAACTCTTAGTGTCATGATTTGTTTTTGCTCTTCCCATCACCTTTAGTCCGTTGTATGTTTTAATAATCAATCATTAAGGCAGCATAAAACAAAAGCATAGAGGTAGTAATTAACATGATCATCAATAATCACAATGCACTACAACCTCGTAGCACCATGAAGAAGTCTCTTCTTGTTTATTACTTTGTTGCAAGTCGCCCCTTTCTTCACGCGCACATTAGCATTTGAGATCTTTGTTTTCAGTCTTTGCGGCCGCAAAATCAGTCTTGGCAATTGAACCATACACTCGTCACAATTTGTATGTTTGTATGTTTGAGGTGTGTGTGTTGGATATAAGCTCCTCAGCTCAACCCATAAGTCAGCATATGCCTTTTGGGTTGGGTTGTGGGTTTAGTTTATATCcggtgtgtgtgtgtttcttaACTAAGGTATGAGAGGTATCAGCTAGTAAACCACCAGCTTGGGTCGGTTGCCACTACCAAAGCGTTAATGCTTATAGGGCGGAAGGTGAAAGATTTAAATCTTGTCTTTCACCAATTGCTATAATATATGGatctatttaaaaaatttatatggaTACGTAGTGCATCCGTTTAATCCGATAGTGGTTTAGTCCCTTTCAAATTATCCTTCGACCTCTTCAGGTTCTCCCTTTGCCTAATATAGAATAGTGTAAGTCTATCGTATtcgatcaaaaaaaaaaaagaggtatcAGCTAGTAGAATTAACCGTGTCAACTTGGTTTCTTTTTGATagtcttattttttctttttgtatctGCATCAAATTATAATTCACTTTTTAACTGAAAAATATAgttaatttttaagttttaaaatatttttatttaatatacttTGTTATCAGTGCTTTGATTCGACCTTCTATCAATAATTGTTCTGATCCACGTCTTGAATAGTGTAACTTTCCATAGGTATTATTGTTGTAATTAATACAAATGAATACTGGTTAGTAGGCTTACTCTTAATATTACCATACTAAcaccttaaaaaaaattaacagaTAAGATTTCCTCTTCCAACAAAAAGTTAATTGATTGTTTTAAACTGCGTAAAAAGAAATTAAGACTATTAAAGTGAAGAAGTATAAATTATCTATAAACGGTTTTATGATATTTAACGGGAGGTTCTTGAGTATTTGCGGTATTGACGTTTGTGTAGCAAATTTTTTAAATGTCCAAAAGGTCATGTTGAGACATGTGCTGCTTAGCACTTAAAAGGAGATTAgcgtcaaaagtcaagaaatgaGTATCCAAAAATGTAATATTAGAACACCTTAAGGATAGGATATACTCCTACCATTTATTTGTGTAAGAAATTAGTGTAGCTTTCTCGGTAACTCAATTGGACTCTTGGTTTTGTTCGGTATGGCAAATTAAATTTTatgcttcttttttctttaaatacatttttcatgGAATTTAACAAATCTTTTAATCGCAAAAATAATCTCATCGCCAGCCATCAATTCACCCTTATTAAAATCCAGCTACTCATCACTCTGTTTCTTGCAACCTAAATTgcgattggaaatttgggacCAAAGCCAGGCCACCACATTGATATCAGACTGTCAAAGCAAGCTCGTTGCAAAGCATTATGGCATGTCATTATCCAGATATCAAATATAGACCTAATAAGATTTGAGTCTATCCGTAAATTGCAACGCGGGCGTATTAGTTAGAACAACTCTTGAAAGGCTAATTGACTTAAATTTGTTACTTAAGTAATGTCCTCAAAAAATGAATTCATTCTAATTACGCATTATTTTTTAGCTCACTTATttatcaataattaattatattgTTGTTCATATATAATAttgagtttgtttcactagccattattttttttaaatgttagtatttcacttgcatcacaattacaatttttaatcaattttttttaataatttttttatttcacatgtaTCATATTAGTATAAAAaaggattaatcttctatattctgacagtgtatacactttcactattagatgcatgacacataatctgaatttgaacttgaaactcaaattttacatGTGTAAAATCTCAAACTACGTTTGGACAGCCATTTTCTGCCGGAAAATTGCGTCgttttttcgtgatcacattttcctattaccttttttcttcacatacatcaaatcgctacagtaatttttctgtaaaaaatcctagaaaatgcaattcaaacaaggcttagattttataattttaattaaaaattataatttgaaACTCAGATTTTACATATGTGTTGTATATCCAACGTGATAGTGATAGTGTatgtataagatttactctttaaaaaaaaagagtattagcatattattttaaataatttctcaaataatctcatgtccaaagaCGGTCGATCCATATTCCCACCCacgtattttattttattttttttccggAAACGTTAGAAGGTTGTATTGATAATCCCACGTAATGACAAGTAGCATATTTAGTAGACGctcgtttaaaaaaaaaaaatcgaaattcAACCCATAAATTGTTCTATCCGTTTCAGACACCAGTAACAATCAAGAAACTggaaggaagagagagaaatgGTGGTTGTTGGATATCACAAGCAGCTCCGGCAGATTCCTCTCTTGATCCTTGCGttcttcttctcttccttttttgcCTCCTGTAGCAGCCTGAAAGCTAATGTCAAGAGTGATTTTACTATTTTGTTAGTTTTCAAATCTTCTTCTGATTCTTCAAATTCTCTAGCTTCCTGGACCAACATTTCTTCCCACCACCCTTGTTCTGCATGGCTTGGGGTTACGTGCAACCCCAAGACTCAGCGGGTCACTAAACTCGTTCTCAACTACCTTAACCTGACTGGGTCAATCCAGGATTTAGCTGAGCTCACTCAGCTCCGCCACCTCAGCCTCCACCACAACCGCCTCTCCGTCACGCCCAATTTCACCGCTTGGCCCAGCCTTAGGCACCTTTACCTCTCTCACAACCACTTCACCGGAAAATTCCCCGCCGGGATTTCCCATCTGAAGGGCCTCCGGCGCCTCGACTTGTCCTTCAATTATTTCTCAGGCGAAATTCCGGTGACCGAGTTGACTCAGTTGACTCACTTGCTCACTCTCCGGCTTGAGTCTAACTGGTTTAACGGAACTTTGGGTCCCGATAATTCGTCTCTTGAATCGCTTTTGAACTTCAACGTCTCCGAAAATGGCCTCACCGGAGAAATCCCATCGTGGCTGTCCAAGTTTCCTGCGTCGTCGTTCGCCGGAAATGTTCGTCTCTGCGGAAGGCCATTGCCGTCTGATTGTTCATTTAAGCCAGCTGTGGTTAATCCAAGAGCTGGGAAGGATGGTCCCCTGCCAATTGGAGTTACCGATGTTAAAAAGGAGAGGAGCTCCAAAAATGGGATGGTGCTAATGATCATTATGATCGATGTAGTCGCAGTTATGCTGATTACTTTGGCCGTTGCATGTTGTTGTTACAGGAGAAAATACAGTCAAGCtcgagaaagaaggaaaaatgcgAAAGGTACAACTGGTATAGCGTACGGTACTACCGCGAGGGACGGTGCCAGTGGGGAAATGATTTGTTTTGAGGGCTGCAAGGGTTTTGCTAAGGTTGAAGACTTGTTGACGGCGTCGGCAGAGATGTTAGGGAAGGGGAGTGTGGGGACCACTTACAGGGTTGTGATGGACGGTGGTGATGTGGTGGTGGTGAAGAGGGTGAGGGAGAAGGTAAAGAAAATGAAGGATGTTGATGGGTTTTTGAGGGAGATTGGTGGGTTGAGACACCCTAATATCGTCAGTCTCAGAGCATATTATTCTTCCAGGGAGGAGTTGCTTCTGGTCTATGATTTTCTCCAAGCTGGAAGCCTCCACAATCTATTGCATGGTATGTTCATACTTGATGAGCATTTCTGCAGCGTCAGGTTTCTCATTCTCTTGTTTTCTGATGGAAGTataaattcaattttttaatgATTCCTTGATGTTTAATACTTTCTGCTAATTATCCAGGACTCCAAAGTTTGTGATTAGCCCTCCACAGCTCTTTAATTATTGCGTTTTTTCTTGGATTATGTGCCATGAACAGAGTGATTCcccttttagttttagttgttagagaggaaaaaaagagacAGAGATGAAAGTTAGTAAAGAAGCCAACAAGaaatttgctctttttttttaaagtgaaaGTGATCCTGCCTACAGCATTTCTTTTGCAGTACTAACAATAATGGTGTTTTTTGTTGTGGTTTTATTATAGGAAACCGTGGTCCAGGAAGGACACCTTTAGATTGGCCTACGAGATTAAAGTTTGCGTTAGGATCTGCAGGAGGCCTTGCTTTCCTGCACTGTTACACTAAAGCCAAGCTCTTTCACGGACATCTTACATCGGCCAACATACTCATAGACTATCAAGGCAATGCCTGCATCTCTGATATTGGCGTCCACCAACTCTTGCAAGTGCCGTCTTCATCAactaataatagtaataatgcCTACAAGGCACCAGAAATGCTGCTTGGCAACGCTGCTGCTAATTACAATCAAACTAGAAAGTACTCCCAAAAGTGCGATGTTTACAGCTTTGGCGTGGTCTTGTTGGAGATCTTGACAGGAAAAATGGCAACCAGCGAAGGGGAAACGAGTTTAGCCAAGTGGGTTCAGCGGGTATCGCGTGAGGAGTGGACGTGGGATGTGTTTGATTTTGAGCTGGTGAGGTTCAAAGAGATGGAAGAAGAGATGACGGCTCTATTGCAAGTAGCAATTCTTTGCTTGGCTTCATCTGCTAAAGATCGTCCTAAAATGACTGCAGTGCACAAGATGATTGAAGATATTATTAGAGACCAAAAGGGGTGAATAGCAGCTAGGACTTCCATGAATGAATGAATTATCACGATTCTTATTCTTgaccatttttctttgaaaaaaaaaaaaaaacagtccaAATTTCACTAGCAGCCGAGCATGTTGATCACTTGGATATATGAGTTGGTTATTATAGTCTGCATTCATTCGATTTGATATGTTGCAGAAGTGAAATAGACTCGTCTTTAATTCATGTGTTATTCTTGTATGTCTGgtctttttctctttatttctttctttctttctgctgGATGTTTTgcccttttgtttttggttgggGTACAAACTACAAAAGGAGTTGTTAGGTCAATTTTAAAGACCAGAGAAATCGAAGCTCCTAAGGAAGCTCGTCACTCGTGAGCAACAATTTGTGGAAAATGTGAGAGATAAGTAAGTAGTAACAAACAACAATGGAGGGGTACTTTTTGGTATCAATTCTATAATCTAATGAATGGAGGGGCCGCCTAATATTTGAGTCAAAATATTTGGCACAATCTGTCGAGAGCTGGTTAAGTGATTGACAAGTTTTGGTATGTGCACGATCAATTGATTTGAGGGCCACCTGCCATACACAAAGTCTTATTGCTGGAGACAAACTGTAATCACATTCCCATCTCCATGCTCCAAAAGTTTCTGTATAGATACTTCCGACAAATCATATATAGACAAAGGACGATTGTATCCTGCTAGCTCCCCGACACTTTGTCTTTCCTCGAACCATTAGGGAGTAATCTAACTTTTCCAAGTAACCCAAGACCAGAAGAAAGTTTTCTATTGATGCAGCCTGTGGCTTTCTTGTACTCCTTACTTCCTTTCTAATCGAAATTTAGTactactttcttttcttgtagtacTTCCTAGCAGTATAataatgagtgtgtttggatggtaaattatttgagataattttgtgaaaattaaaataaaaaaaatactatagcactttttaaatgtgatatatatgagataaaaagatgattgaaaaacgTGTTGACGATACAAGCAAGTCGGTA
It includes:
- the LOC113702977 gene encoding probable leucine-rich repeat receptor-like protein kinase At1g68400 is translated as MVVVGYHKQLRQIPLLILAFFFSSFFASCSSLKANVKSDFTILLVFKSSSDSSNSLASWTNISSHHPCSAWLGVTCNPKTQRVTKLVLNYLNLTGSIQDLAELTQLRHLSLHHNRLSVTPNFTAWPSLRHLYLSHNHFTGKFPAGISHLKGLRRLDLSFNYFSGEIPVTELTQLTHLLTLRLESNWFNGTLGPDNSSLESLLNFNVSENGLTGEIPSWLSKFPASSFAGNVRLCGRPLPSDCSFKPAVVNPRAGKDGPLPIGVTDVKKERSSKNGMVLMIIMIDVVAVMLITLAVACCCYRRKYSQARERRKNAKGTTGIAYGTTARDGASGEMICFEGCKGFAKVEDLLTASAEMLGKGSVGTTYRVVMDGGDVVVVKRVREKVKKMKDVDGFLREIGGLRHPNIVSLRAYYSSREELLLVYDFLQAGSLHNLLHGNRGPGRTPLDWPTRLKFALGSAGGLAFLHCYTKAKLFHGHLTSANILIDYQGNACISDIGVHQLLQVPSSSTNNSNNAYKAPEMLLGNAAANYNQTRKYSQKCDVYSFGVVLLEILTGKMATSEGETSLAKWVQRVSREEWTWDVFDFELVRFKEMEEEMTALLQVAILCLASSAKDRPKMTAVHKMIEDIIRDQKG